In Winkia neuii, a genomic segment contains:
- a CDS encoding sensor histidine kinase, translated as MKRKYRSLGLRLPALVLLVGICLLLFVGGLAGVTLRQVLVGQVDDTLRSSLGQAEMKADPSGGSLSHSLQNPGLSRGSVHLIRKGGLMLAGKVDSDLAIVQISDSQAEEFLQAAQETPSSTWISGLGHYRVLEAKLPSADGKGIQVLAGEPLERVDNVLVFFGGLSALYGIGGLALAWLLARVLVRRELAGIRTVTKVARQVTRQDLSGAVLNTRAPAALAASETEAGEMAKALNVALDHVERSLGARARSEEKLRQFVADASHELRTPLATVGGYAQLLAGTDLGESPNQAVSRIASEAERMRALVEDLLLLARIDSGRKVEVKPVPLAGLAVDAVADAAVSAPSHKWDLNLAEGAEDIEVIGNEAGLRQVFANLTANAYQHTLEGTLVRVSLRSQDGRAIVTVSDDGPGIAEEDKKKIFDRFARADSARKPGESTGLGLSIAHAIVEAHGGKLRLLEEPELGGATFEASFNQRKDNPAEATAKVD; from the coding sequence ATGAAGCGTAAATACCGCTCCTTAGGGCTACGCCTACCAGCGCTAGTGTTGCTGGTCGGCATATGTCTGCTGCTCTTTGTTGGAGGACTGGCAGGAGTTACCCTGCGGCAGGTGCTCGTAGGGCAGGTAGATGACACGCTGCGCTCTTCGCTAGGGCAGGCAGAGATGAAAGCCGACCCCTCCGGGGGGTCCCTGTCGCACTCGCTGCAGAACCCCGGACTATCGCGCGGGTCGGTGCATCTGATCCGCAAGGGCGGCCTAATGCTCGCTGGCAAGGTCGACTCGGACCTGGCCATTGTGCAGATTAGTGATTCGCAGGCGGAAGAATTCCTGCAGGCGGCCCAAGAAACGCCGTCCTCTACCTGGATTAGCGGCTTGGGACACTACCGGGTACTCGAGGCGAAACTGCCTTCAGCCGACGGAAAGGGCATTCAGGTACTGGCGGGCGAGCCGTTAGAGCGAGTCGACAATGTGCTGGTGTTCTTTGGTGGCCTTTCCGCCCTCTACGGTATCGGCGGGCTGGCATTGGCCTGGTTGCTGGCAAGGGTGCTGGTTCGCCGCGAACTAGCCGGCATTCGCACCGTTACCAAGGTCGCACGGCAGGTAACCAGACAGGATCTGTCCGGGGCCGTCCTCAACACGCGAGCCCCAGCAGCCTTAGCCGCCTCCGAAACCGAGGCGGGCGAGATGGCAAAAGCGCTCAACGTAGCACTTGATCACGTCGAACGCTCTCTTGGAGCCCGAGCGCGCAGCGAAGAAAAGCTAAGACAATTTGTCGCAGATGCCTCCCACGAACTGCGTACCCCGTTAGCTACGGTCGGAGGATACGCCCAGCTTTTAGCGGGCACAGATCTGGGGGAGAGCCCCAACCAAGCAGTATCGCGGATTGCTTCAGAAGCGGAACGAATGCGAGCCTTGGTAGAAGATCTTTTACTGCTAGCCCGCATAGACTCCGGTAGGAAAGTGGAAGTAAAACCTGTACCGCTCGCGGGACTAGCTGTGGATGCGGTAGCTGACGCGGCAGTAAGCGCCCCTAGCCACAAGTGGGATTTGAATCTGGCCGAGGGCGCAGAAGACATTGAAGTAATTGGAAACGAAGCTGGCCTCCGGCAGGTCTTTGCAAACCTTACTGCTAACGCATACCAGCACACGCTTGAGGGCACACTGGTGCGAGTATCCCTACGCAGTCAAGATGGCCGCGCAATAGTTACGGTAAGCGACGATGGGCCGGGGATTGCCGAAGAGGACAAAAAGAAGATATTTGACCGCTTCGCCCGCGCCGATTCAGCGCGTAAACCGGGCGAATCCACCGGGCTTGGACTGTCCATTGCCCACGCCATAGTGGAAGCCCACGGTGGTAAACTCCGCCTGCTAGAGGAGCCAGAACTAGGGGGAGCCACCTTCGAGGCCTCGTTCAATCAGAGGAAAGATAATCCGGCGGAGGCCACTGCCAAGGTAGACTGA
- a CDS encoding response regulator transcription factor gives MGTVVGKERMPMPHLPQHADGSAPLVLIADDEPMLADLLSQALQSRGWRTHAVTDGFGAVQAARKLDPDAAVLDIMMPGMDGLEAMERIRRDLPNLPILLLTALDAVEDRVQGLRSGADDYVTKPFNLDEVEARLEALVRRAGGLAAQVEETVLTVGDLQMNVDRHELARAGSLIELTKTEFDLCEYLMQNASKVVSKAQILDAVWHFDFGGKANVVELYISYLRKKIDAGRPPMIHTVRGVGYVMKPAAADEA, from the coding sequence ATGGGTACAGTTGTAGGGAAAGAGAGGATGCCAATGCCACACCTACCCCAACATGCTGATGGAAGTGCCCCGCTCGTACTCATTGCAGACGATGAGCCTATGCTCGCTGACCTCCTCTCACAGGCCCTGCAATCCAGAGGGTGGCGCACCCACGCCGTTACTGACGGCTTCGGGGCAGTGCAGGCAGCGCGCAAACTGGATCCCGACGCCGCCGTCCTCGACATAATGATGCCTGGGATGGACGGACTAGAAGCAATGGAACGCATCCGCAGAGACCTCCCGAATCTGCCAATCCTGTTACTGACTGCGCTAGATGCCGTCGAAGATCGGGTGCAGGGACTGCGCTCAGGTGCCGATGACTACGTGACGAAACCATTCAATCTAGACGAGGTCGAAGCCCGCCTTGAAGCGTTGGTGCGACGAGCCGGTGGCCTGGCAGCACAGGTAGAAGAGACCGTACTTACAGTGGGCGATCTACAGATGAATGTAGATCGGCACGAATTGGCGCGAGCAGGCAGCCTGATCGAACTCACGAAGACAGAGTTTGACCTGTGTGAATACTTGATGCAGAACGCTTCAAAGGTAGTTTCTAAGGCACAAATCTTGGACGCCGTGTGGCACTTTGATTTCGGCGGAAAAGCTAACGTGGTAGAGCTGTACATTTCGTACCTTCGGAAAAAGATTGATGCCGGTCGTCCGCCTATGATCCACACCGTGCGCGGGGTGGGCTACGTTATGAAACCTGCGGCTGCCGATGAAGCGTAA
- the valS gene encoding valine--tRNA ligase: MERILTTELKMLESPAVPSKVSPDGLEEKWTRAWDENHTYTFDVNTDRKKVYSIDTPPPTVSGSLHVGHVFSYTHTDLMARYKRMQGYSVFYPMGWDDNGLPTERRVQNYFGVRCDPSLPYDPDFVPPHNGTGKSIKMRDQVPISRRNFIELCVKLTIEDEKQFESLWRQLGLSVDWAHTYQTIGKKAQKVAQAAFIRNVKRGEAYQSEAPGLWDVTFKTAVAQAELEARDYPGSYHALAFHRTDADEDVVIETTRPELLAACCALIAHPDDERYQHLFGKTVKSPGFEVEVPVLAHPAAEMDKGAGIAMCCTFGDLTDVQWWRELDLPTRNILRKDGRIIAQTPEWITSDLGKKLYEEMAGKTTFSARKAVVEALTASGEMIGEPRPTQRMTNFFEKGDKPLEIVMSRQWYIRNGGKDYTREGKSQNLNEELISRGNELVFHPQFMHVRYDNWVRGLNTDWLVSRQRFFGVPIPLWYKVDQNGEVDYDAVLTPSEDALPIDPSIDVPEGYTEDQRGQAGGFVGEVDILDTWATSSLSPQIAAGWLTDQKLFDAVYPMDLRPQGQDIIRTWLFSTVARAHLEFDALPFSHTAISGWILDPDHKKMSKSKGNVVTPSGLLEKHGSDAVRYWASSARLGTDAAFEEAEMKVGRRLAMKLLNASKFALSMAGESIDLDPAKVTLPADQAVIAKLVEVIDKATAAFEDYDHTRALEQAESFFWSFCDNYLELVKDRANNFEGTYSEADVASARCALAIVVDNVTRLLAPFLPYAAEEVWSWYRAGSVHTSPWPDGADLREGGGNTALLDAAGQAMAALRKVKSEAKVSQRTPYLHVSLLVPEQMVPAIQEVRPDIEASAKVEGELTILPADQETVTTGEFELGEPPAKRNRK, translated from the coding sequence ATGGAGCGTATTTTGACAACTGAACTGAAGATGCTGGAAAGTCCGGCGGTTCCCAGCAAGGTGAGCCCGGACGGCCTAGAGGAAAAGTGGACAAGGGCTTGGGATGAAAACCATACCTATACCTTTGACGTAAACACCGACCGCAAGAAGGTATATTCGATCGACACCCCACCGCCGACCGTATCGGGGTCGCTGCACGTGGGCCACGTCTTCAGCTACACTCACACAGATTTGATGGCGCGTTACAAGCGCATGCAAGGCTATTCCGTCTTCTACCCGATGGGGTGGGACGACAATGGCCTGCCCACTGAACGTCGCGTGCAGAATTACTTCGGTGTCCGGTGCGACCCGTCTCTTCCGTATGATCCGGATTTTGTGCCGCCACACAATGGCACTGGCAAGTCCATCAAGATGCGCGACCAGGTACCCATCTCGCGCCGCAACTTCATCGAATTGTGCGTAAAGCTCACTATCGAGGACGAAAAGCAATTTGAGTCTCTATGGCGCCAGTTGGGCCTGTCCGTGGACTGGGCCCATACCTACCAGACCATAGGCAAGAAGGCACAGAAGGTAGCCCAGGCTGCCTTTATTCGGAACGTGAAGCGGGGGGAGGCTTACCAGTCCGAAGCTCCGGGACTGTGGGACGTAACCTTCAAGACCGCGGTGGCACAGGCTGAATTGGAAGCTCGCGACTACCCGGGTAGCTACCACGCCCTCGCTTTCCACCGCACCGATGCGGACGAGGACGTAGTTATCGAGACGACCCGCCCCGAACTGCTAGCTGCTTGCTGCGCCCTCATTGCCCATCCGGACGATGAACGTTACCAGCACCTGTTCGGCAAGACGGTAAAGAGCCCCGGTTTCGAGGTTGAAGTACCCGTGTTGGCCCACCCTGCCGCCGAAATGGACAAGGGCGCTGGCATCGCCATGTGCTGTACTTTCGGCGACCTAACCGACGTGCAGTGGTGGCGCGAACTGGATCTGCCTACTCGAAACATCCTGCGCAAGGATGGCCGTATCATTGCCCAGACCCCAGAGTGGATTACTTCTGATTTAGGCAAGAAGCTATACGAAGAGATGGCCGGCAAGACCACCTTCAGCGCCCGCAAGGCGGTAGTGGAAGCTCTGACTGCTTCCGGCGAAATGATCGGTGAGCCGAGGCCGACTCAGCGAATGACCAACTTCTTCGAGAAGGGCGACAAGCCTCTAGAAATCGTGATGAGTCGCCAGTGGTACATCCGCAACGGCGGCAAGGATTACACCCGCGAAGGTAAATCGCAGAACCTAAACGAAGAGCTGATCAGCCGCGGCAACGAACTGGTCTTCCACCCGCAGTTCATGCACGTCCGCTACGACAATTGGGTACGCGGCCTGAACACGGACTGGCTGGTCTCGCGCCAGCGCTTCTTCGGCGTACCTATCCCCCTGTGGTACAAGGTAGACCAGAATGGTGAAGTCGACTACGACGCGGTTTTGACTCCTAGCGAGGACGCCCTCCCGATCGATCCTTCTATTGATGTGCCCGAGGGCTACACCGAGGACCAGCGTGGCCAGGCGGGCGGATTCGTTGGCGAAGTGGACATTCTAGATACTTGGGCGACTTCTTCCCTGTCACCGCAGATTGCGGCTGGCTGGCTCACTGACCAGAAGCTCTTTGATGCGGTATACCCAATGGATCTGCGTCCGCAAGGCCAGGACATCATTCGTACTTGGCTCTTCTCCACCGTTGCTCGCGCTCACCTTGAATTTGACGCACTGCCCTTCTCGCACACCGCTATCTCGGGCTGGATCCTGGATCCGGACCACAAGAAGATGTCGAAGTCCAAGGGCAACGTGGTCACCCCTTCCGGTCTGCTCGAAAAACACGGCTCCGACGCGGTCCGCTACTGGGCTTCCTCGGCAAGGCTGGGTACTGACGCGGCCTTTGAAGAGGCGGAGATGAAGGTTGGCCGCCGGCTAGCTATGAAATTGTTGAACGCCTCGAAGTTCGCTCTTTCGATGGCTGGCGAGTCTATTGATCTGGACCCGGCAAAGGTAACCTTGCCGGCTGACCAGGCAGTAATTGCCAAGCTGGTCGAGGTAATCGACAAGGCTACTGCTGCCTTCGAAGACTACGACCACACCCGCGCTCTGGAACAGGCAGAGTCCTTCTTCTGGTCCTTCTGCGACAACTATCTAGAGCTGGTCAAGGACCGCGCGAATAACTTCGAGGGTACCTACAGCGAAGCAGATGTGGCCTCCGCCCGCTGCGCGCTAGCGATCGTAGTGGACAATGTAACCCGCTTGCTGGCGCCGTTCCTGCCCTACGCTGCCGAGGAAGTTTGGTCCTGGTACCGCGCCGGTTCGGTGCACACTTCGCCTTGGCCGGACGGGGCTGATCTTCGCGAGGGCGGCGGCAACACGGCTCTGCTCGATGCGGCAGGCCAGGCTATGGCGGCGTTGCGCAAAGTCAAGTCCGAGGCGAAGGTCTCGCAGCGTACTCCTTACTTGCACGTGTCTTTGTTGGTACCCGAACAGATGGTGCCGGCAATCCAGGAAGTCCGCCCAGATATTGAGGCCTCGGCTAAGGTAGAGGGTGAACTGACTATCTTGCCAGCCGATCAGGAAACTGTTACCACTGGCGAATTTGAGCTTGGCGAACCTCCTGCCAAGCGGAACAGGAAGTAA
- a CDS encoding AMP-dependent synthetase/ligase, translating to MSDPFQPEEEEVAPIPLTDVVEWTGPTLAKVEPHQTVPWILRDRAERAPHQTLIDRKSQLGGSWIHLSAAEFLTEVNSVAAGLIGLGLKPGDRMAIMAHTSYEWTLLDFAAQSAGLVLVPIYETDSAEQIAWILEDADPTLVVTETMVLKRLVMSVQDKGKSLKKILSLDDSAIIQILEVGRSVLPEEVDQRVAELSTDDLSSIVYTSGTSGRPKGVELTHGNFTHLALNGMKWMHEIAAPKSSRLLLFLPLAHVYARFLQMFQIAGNGVLGHTPNTANLLGDLASFRPSYILAVPRVLEKIYNAAEAKADSHRITRRLFAAAAKTAIEYSEALDTEAGPSRSLKARREFYDKLVFHNITKLLGPNAKYVISGGAPLGRRLGHFFRGLGVTILEGYGLTETNAPLAVNTPRLTKIGTVGPPIATVKVRIADDGEVLVKGPSVFRAYHNAPERTKDAFTEDGYFRTGDLGSLDMDGYLSITGREKEIIVTAGGKNVVPATLEDSLRGHPLISQIMVVGDQKPFISALVTLDTEMLPKWLKNRNLPNMDVTDAARHPEVLAALDRAIARANKQVSRAESIRKIKVLLTDFTVENGLLTPSLKVKRSAVLHRHADEVAEIYSTKK from the coding sequence ATGAGTGATCCGTTCCAACCAGAAGAAGAGGAAGTGGCCCCGATCCCCTTGACCGACGTGGTTGAGTGGACTGGCCCAACCCTGGCCAAGGTGGAACCGCACCAGACTGTCCCGTGGATCTTGCGCGATAGGGCTGAAAGGGCACCGCACCAGACACTGATTGACCGAAAGTCGCAGTTGGGTGGTTCTTGGATCCACTTGAGCGCAGCCGAGTTCCTTACCGAGGTTAACTCTGTGGCTGCCGGCCTTATCGGCCTCGGTCTAAAGCCCGGCGATCGCATGGCGATTATGGCGCACACCAGCTACGAGTGGACTCTGTTGGACTTTGCCGCGCAGAGCGCCGGCCTTGTTCTGGTTCCGATCTACGAAACGGACTCGGCAGAACAGATTGCCTGGATTCTAGAGGACGCAGATCCGACCCTCGTCGTCACTGAGACGATGGTGCTGAAGCGCCTGGTAATGTCCGTGCAGGACAAGGGCAAGTCGCTAAAGAAGATTCTGTCCCTGGACGACTCTGCCATCATTCAGATTCTGGAGGTAGGCAGGTCTGTTCTTCCTGAAGAAGTCGACCAGCGAGTTGCGGAACTATCTACCGACGACCTTTCGTCTATCGTGTACACCTCGGGAACGTCTGGCCGGCCCAAGGGAGTCGAGCTGACTCACGGGAATTTCACTCACCTGGCGCTAAACGGGATGAAGTGGATGCACGAGATCGCAGCTCCCAAGTCTTCCAGGCTGTTGCTGTTCTTGCCGCTAGCTCACGTGTATGCAAGATTCCTGCAGATGTTCCAAATCGCGGGTAACGGCGTGCTCGGCCACACTCCGAACACCGCTAACCTCCTTGGTGACCTAGCCTCCTTTAGGCCTAGTTACATCCTGGCAGTGCCCCGCGTCCTCGAGAAGATCTACAATGCCGCCGAGGCAAAGGCTGATTCCCACAGGATCACTCGGCGCCTGTTTGCTGCGGCAGCCAAGACGGCAATTGAATACTCTGAAGCCCTTGACACTGAGGCGGGCCCGTCACGTTCGTTGAAAGCGCGGCGCGAGTTCTACGACAAGCTGGTGTTTCACAACATCACCAAGCTGTTGGGACCGAACGCGAAGTATGTCATCTCTGGGGGCGCTCCCCTTGGCCGCCGCCTGGGCCACTTCTTCCGAGGGCTGGGCGTTACCATTCTCGAGGGCTACGGTCTTACCGAGACTAATGCTCCCCTGGCAGTAAATACTCCGCGGCTCACCAAGATCGGCACCGTTGGTCCGCCGATTGCCACGGTTAAGGTCCGGATTGCTGACGACGGCGAAGTGCTGGTAAAGGGCCCTTCCGTTTTCCGGGCTTACCACAATGCCCCTGAACGGACCAAGGATGCTTTCACCGAGGACGGCTACTTCCGCACCGGCGATCTTGGTTCCTTGGACATGGACGGTTACCTGTCCATTACGGGACGCGAAAAAGAAATCATCGTTACTGCTGGCGGCAAGAACGTTGTCCCAGCAACGCTCGAAGATTCCCTTCGCGGTCACCCTCTGATCAGCCAGATTATGGTGGTAGGCGATCAGAAACCGTTCATCTCAGCTCTGGTGACACTCGATACCGAGATGCTACCCAAGTGGCTGAAGAACCGAAATTTGCCCAACATGGACGTTACGGATGCTGCCCGTCACCCCGAAGTGCTGGCAGCACTAGACCGGGCCATTGCCAGGGCAAACAAGCAGGTTTCTAGGGCAGAGTCCATTCGCAAGATCAAGGTCCTGCTAACCGACTTTACTGTTGAAAACGGTCTACTTACTCCCTCGTTGAAGGTGAAGCGCTCAGCAGTCCTGCATCGTCACGCCGATGAGGTAGCCGAGATCTATTCGACCAAGAAGTAG
- a CDS encoding chorismate mutase: MSADQTLQEGSDLPEELVQLRATIDNIDAALVHILAERFRCTEKVGHLKARLDLPPADPDRERRQVARLQELAAESGLDPAFEKKFLRFIVDEVIHHHVRIRQESKKA, translated from the coding sequence GTGAGTGCAGATCAGACTTTGCAGGAGGGGAGTGACCTTCCTGAAGAACTAGTTCAGCTGCGAGCAACCATCGACAACATTGATGCCGCGCTTGTGCACATTCTTGCTGAACGATTCCGTTGCACCGAAAAAGTAGGGCACCTAAAAGCTAGGCTTGATTTGCCTCCGGCGGATCCGGATCGGGAGCGGCGGCAGGTAGCTAGATTGCAAGAGCTAGCGGCTGAATCCGGGCTGGATCCTGCTTTTGAGAAGAAATTCCTTCGCTTCATTGTTGACGAGGTAATCCACCACCACGTCCGCATTCGCCAGGAGTCAAAGAAGGCTTAA
- the clpX gene encoding ATP-dependent Clp protease ATP-binding subunit ClpX: MATSAESVDLLKCSFCGKSQKQVRKLIAGPGVYICNECIQLCVEIIEEELGHSDTQDLNRIPKPIEIYDFLNQYVIGQESAKRSLAVAVYNHYKRVRARDGGKEIDLDMTKSNILMLGPTGTGKTHLARSLARMMRVPFVIVDATALTEAGYVGEDVENILLKLIQAADGDVKRAERGIIYIDEIDKIGRKGENASITRDVSGEGVQQALLKIIEGTVASVPPQGGRKHPHQEFIEIDTSGILFIAAGAFAGIEDIVQERLGRRRTGFGSDLKSKSEHGDLYAQVTTEDLHKFGMIPEFVGRLPVLTTVSALDEEALMRVLTEPKNALVKQYVSLFELDDVKLTFTEEALREIAKLASAQGTGARGLSSIMESVLKTTMFEVPSDPTVTEVVITPEVITEGATARLVREDPSQRRAERSA; the protein is encoded by the coding sequence GTGGCCACATCTGCTGAAAGCGTTGATCTTCTGAAGTGCTCTTTTTGTGGCAAGTCTCAGAAGCAGGTTCGTAAGCTCATTGCTGGGCCTGGGGTTTACATTTGCAACGAGTGTATTCAGCTGTGTGTCGAGATAATTGAAGAGGAATTGGGCCATTCTGATACCCAGGACCTCAACCGAATCCCCAAGCCCATCGAAATCTATGACTTCCTGAACCAGTACGTAATCGGCCAGGAGAGTGCTAAGAGATCACTCGCGGTGGCCGTATACAACCACTACAAGAGGGTCCGCGCCCGCGACGGGGGCAAAGAGATCGATCTGGACATGACCAAGTCCAACATCTTGATGCTGGGGCCAACAGGCACTGGCAAGACCCACCTGGCGCGTTCTTTGGCCCGGATGATGCGAGTGCCGTTCGTGATTGTCGATGCGACAGCTCTTACCGAGGCCGGGTATGTAGGCGAGGATGTCGAGAATATTCTGCTGAAACTAATCCAGGCGGCAGATGGGGACGTAAAGCGCGCCGAGCGCGGCATCATCTATATTGACGAGATCGACAAGATCGGGCGTAAAGGCGAGAACGCTTCTATTACGCGCGATGTCTCGGGCGAGGGCGTACAACAGGCCCTGCTCAAGATTATTGAGGGGACGGTTGCTTCCGTACCGCCTCAGGGAGGAAGAAAGCACCCCCACCAGGAGTTTATCGAGATAGATACTTCGGGCATCCTATTCATTGCCGCCGGAGCATTCGCTGGTATCGAGGATATTGTCCAAGAGAGGCTGGGGCGGCGCCGCACCGGCTTTGGGTCGGATCTGAAATCTAAGTCTGAGCACGGGGATCTTTATGCTCAGGTCACTACCGAAGATCTACACAAATTTGGGATGATTCCAGAATTCGTCGGGCGTCTTCCCGTCCTCACCACTGTTTCTGCTCTAGACGAGGAAGCGTTGATGCGGGTGCTTACCGAACCCAAGAACGCCCTGGTGAAGCAGTACGTAAGTTTGTTTGAGCTAGACGACGTGAAGCTTACCTTCACGGAAGAGGCACTGCGCGAGATTGCCAAGCTGGCATCTGCGCAGGGCACTGGCGCGCGGGGGCTGTCTTCGATCATGGAATCAGTTTTGAAAACCACCATGTTTGAAGTACCGTCTGATCCCACAGTCACAGAAGTGGTTATCACCCCAGAGGTGATCACCGAAGGAGCAACCGCGAGGCTAGTTAGGGAGGATCCCTCACAGCGGCGGGCAGAACGGAGCGCGTAG
- a CDS encoding ATP-dependent Clp protease proteolytic subunit: MNNMGFAASLPQARYVMPQFEERTAYGFKRSDPYTKLFEDRIIFLGVQVDDASADDVMAQLLVLESQDPDSLITMYINSPGGSFTAMTAIYDTMQYIKPEIQTVCLGQAASAASVLLAAGSPGRRLALPNARVLIHQPALAGQGGYAQASDIEVQANEIDRMREWMDNTLARHSKRTAEQIHADTQRDKILTAEEAKEYGLIDQVLQSRKIKRLEA, from the coding sequence ATGAACAATATGGGTTTTGCAGCCTCGCTGCCGCAGGCACGCTACGTGATGCCTCAGTTTGAAGAGCGCACCGCCTACGGGTTCAAGCGTTCGGATCCCTACACTAAGCTATTTGAGGATCGGATCATTTTCTTGGGCGTTCAGGTAGATGACGCCTCCGCTGACGATGTGATGGCGCAGCTGCTAGTGCTGGAATCGCAGGATCCGGATTCTCTTATCACGATGTACATCAACAGCCCTGGTGGGTCCTTTACTGCAATGACAGCCATCTACGACACCATGCAGTACATCAAACCTGAAATCCAGACAGTGTGCCTGGGGCAGGCCGCCTCCGCCGCATCCGTCCTGCTTGCAGCTGGTAGTCCGGGCCGCCGCCTGGCTCTACCGAACGCCCGCGTACTTATTCACCAGCCTGCGCTCGCCGGCCAGGGTGGTTACGCTCAGGCCTCGGACATTGAGGTGCAGGCAAACGAGATCGACCGGATGCGCGAGTGGATGGACAACACGCTTGCTCGCCACTCCAAGCGCACTGCCGAACAGATTCATGCTGATACGCAGCGTGACAAGATCTTAACGGCAGAAGAAGCTAAGGAATACGGTCTGATCGACCAGGTGCTGCAGTCGCGCAAGATCAAGCGACTAGAGGCCTAA
- a CDS encoding ATP-dependent Clp protease proteolytic subunit, with protein sequence MTNPVAAEQPAPGAPGSAVFERLLKERIIWLGSAVEDENANEICAKMLLLAAEDPEADIFLYINSPGGSVTGGMAIYDTMQLVQPDVATVAVGLAASMGQLLLTAGAPGKRYITPHARVMMHQPSGGIGGTAADIRINADLILQMKKTLAQITADRTGKSLEQIEVDSDRDKWFTAQEALEYGFVDHVVEHASAINAGTNK encoded by the coding sequence GTGACAAATCCAGTAGCTGCAGAACAGCCGGCACCGGGCGCTCCCGGAAGCGCTGTGTTTGAGCGTCTGCTAAAAGAGCGCATTATTTGGCTCGGTTCCGCCGTGGAAGACGAAAACGCTAACGAGATCTGCGCGAAGATGCTGCTTTTGGCAGCCGAGGATCCGGAAGCCGATATTTTCCTCTACATCAACAGCCCGGGTGGCTCGGTCACCGGTGGGATGGCTATTTACGACACCATGCAGCTGGTGCAGCCTGACGTGGCAACTGTCGCGGTAGGCCTGGCGGCCTCTATGGGGCAGCTGCTCCTGACTGCGGGGGCTCCCGGAAAACGCTACATCACCCCGCACGCTCGCGTAATGATGCACCAGCCTTCCGGCGGTATCGGAGGAACGGCTGCGGATATTCGTATCAATGCGGATCTGATCTTGCAGATGAAGAAGACGCTTGCGCAAATTACTGCTGACCGTACTGGCAAATCGCTTGAGCAGATTGAAGTCGATTCGGATCGCGACAAGTGGTTTACAGCTCAGGAGGCACTGGAATACGGTTTTGTTGACCACGTGGTCGAGCATGCCTCTGCTATCAACGCTGGAACTAACAAGTAG